From Amycolatopsis sp. YIM 10, the proteins below share one genomic window:
- a CDS encoding MmcQ/YjbR family DNA-binding protein, whose amino-acid sequence MPTWEDAVALAKRLPEVEESTSYRTPSLKVAGKSFARLRTEAEGGLVLMCELSEKEALLASGDPAFYTTPHYDGYGAILVDLAKVAPDQLAELISDAWRLKAPARLR is encoded by the coding sequence ATGCCTACCTGGGAAGACGCCGTCGCACTGGCGAAACGGCTACCGGAAGTCGAAGAGTCCACTTCGTACCGGACGCCGTCGCTGAAGGTGGCGGGCAAGTCGTTCGCGCGGCTGCGAACCGAGGCGGAAGGCGGCCTGGTGCTGATGTGCGAGCTGAGTGAGAAAGAGGCCCTGCTGGCCTCGGGCGATCCGGCGTTCTACACGACGCCGCACTACGACGGTTACGGCGCGATCCTGGTGGACCTGGCGAAGGTCGCGCCGGACCAGCTGGCCGAGCTGATCTCGGATGCGTGGCGGCTCAAGGCCCCGGCGCGGTTGCGCTGA
- a CDS encoding SigE family RNA polymerase sigma factor translates to MGPTFDEFVAQRLEPLLRYATVLTCDPYLAQDVVQESLLRAQQRWPRIAATGQPAAYVKRMVTNEYLSWRRRRARTDVSLSPADLEALGRSDDPAGDYDDRDAMLAGIAALPARQRAAVVLRYYEDCSDAEIAELLGCREGTVRSHISRALTTLRTIELETERT, encoded by the coding sequence GTGGGGCCGACCTTCGACGAGTTCGTCGCGCAGCGCCTTGAGCCGTTGCTGCGCTACGCGACCGTGCTCACCTGCGATCCGTACCTCGCGCAGGACGTCGTGCAGGAGTCGTTGCTGCGGGCCCAGCAGCGCTGGCCGCGGATCGCCGCGACGGGACAACCGGCCGCGTACGTGAAGCGGATGGTCACCAACGAGTACCTGTCGTGGCGCCGCCGCCGGGCCAGGACCGACGTGTCGCTTTCGCCCGCGGACCTGGAGGCACTGGGCCGCAGCGACGATCCGGCCGGCGACTACGACGACCGGGACGCGATGTTGGCCGGGATCGCCGCGCTGCCCGCGAGACAGCGGGCGGCGGTGGTCCTGCGGTACTACGAGGACTGCTCCGACGCGGAGATCGCGGAACTGCTCGGCTGCCGGGAAGGCACCGTGCGCAGCCACATCTCGCGGGCGCTCACCACCCTGCGGACCATCGAGCTGGAGACGGAGCGGACATGA
- a CDS encoding bifunctional UDP-sugar hydrolase/5'-nucleotidase, producing MTLSTRLRGRAGALGVAVLASLGLVAAGAPASAAPAATTDVRLITFNDLHGNLEPPSGSSGRVTLPNGSTVDAGGAAHLASHVKRLRGEVKNSVVLSAGDSVGASPVISALFHDEPTIEFLNSIGVKASVVGNHEFDEGYQELQRMQFGGCHPDDGCQFRDKFTGAKFPFLGANVTFDNGIPALLPFSVEFSGGVPIGVIGATLKDLPTVVTPEAIKGLKFGDEVEAINRTAALLDRLGIKAQVVLLHQGDNTEGGGPDDCKTLPGPATKIAENVTPQVDVIFTGHSHQQYNCTVNDPSGKPRTMIQGASFGRLLSVVDLKVDRRSRDVVREQSTAHNEIVTRTGTPDAGTQKLIDEAKVKAAPIANKQVGTISGDLLRAAAPSGEMPLGSVIADAQLEATKSNGAQIAITNPGGVRADLVHASSPAGEGDGVVTYGEAFTVQPFANIMQTITMTGENLKAVLEQQWQQASPRILQISSTLKYAYSASAAPGSKVSDLTIDGQPVDPAGTYRVSVNNFLAAGGDGFTEFTKGTDLAGGPVDLDALIAYFGAHPGVAPPPADRITVKP from the coding sequence ATGACCTTGTCTACCCGCCTGCGCGGGCGAGCAGGCGCCCTCGGGGTGGCCGTGCTGGCTTCGCTCGGCCTGGTCGCGGCGGGTGCACCCGCGTCCGCCGCGCCCGCCGCCACCACCGACGTCCGCCTGATCACCTTCAACGACCTGCACGGCAATCTCGAGCCGCCGTCGGGTTCGTCCGGCCGGGTCACCCTGCCGAACGGGTCCACTGTGGACGCTGGTGGCGCGGCCCACCTGGCGTCGCACGTGAAGCGGTTGCGCGGCGAGGTGAAGAACTCGGTGGTGCTCTCCGCCGGGGACAGCGTCGGTGCCTCACCGGTGATCTCCGCGTTGTTCCACGACGAGCCGACGATCGAGTTCCTCAATTCGATCGGCGTGAAGGCGTCGGTGGTCGGCAACCACGAATTCGACGAGGGCTACCAGGAACTGCAGCGCATGCAGTTCGGCGGTTGCCACCCGGACGACGGCTGCCAGTTCCGCGACAAGTTCACCGGCGCGAAGTTCCCGTTCCTCGGCGCCAACGTCACCTTCGACAACGGCATCCCGGCACTGCTGCCGTTCAGCGTGGAGTTCTCCGGCGGCGTGCCGATCGGTGTCATCGGCGCCACGCTGAAGGACCTGCCGACGGTGGTCACGCCCGAGGCGATCAAGGGCCTGAAGTTCGGCGACGAGGTCGAGGCGATCAACCGCACCGCCGCGCTGCTCGACCGGCTCGGCATCAAGGCGCAGGTGGTGTTGCTGCACCAGGGCGACAACACCGAGGGCGGTGGCCCGGACGACTGCAAGACGCTGCCCGGCCCGGCCACCAAGATCGCCGAGAACGTCACGCCCCAGGTCGACGTGATCTTCACCGGGCACAGCCACCAGCAGTACAACTGCACGGTCAACGACCCGTCGGGCAAGCCGCGCACGATGATCCAGGGCGCCTCGTTCGGCCGTCTGCTGTCCGTGGTGGACCTCAAGGTGGACCGCCGCAGCCGCGACGTGGTGCGCGAGCAGTCCACCGCGCACAACGAGATCGTCACCCGCACCGGCACCCCGGACGCGGGCACGCAGAAGCTGATCGACGAGGCCAAGGTCAAGGCGGCCCCGATCGCGAACAAGCAGGTCGGCACCATCTCCGGCGACCTGCTGCGCGCGGCGGCGCCGTCCGGTGAGATGCCGCTCGGCAGCGTGATCGCCGACGCCCAGCTCGAAGCCACCAAGTCGAACGGCGCGCAGATCGCCATCACCAACCCGGGCGGCGTGCGCGCCGACCTGGTGCACGCGTCCTCGCCCGCCGGTGAGGGCGACGGTGTGGTGACCTACGGCGAGGCGTTCACCGTGCAGCCGTTCGCGAACATCATGCAGACCATCACGATGACCGGCGAGAACCTGAAGGCCGTGCTGGAGCAGCAGTGGCAGCAGGCCTCGCCGCGGATCCTGCAGATCTCGTCGACGCTGAAGTACGCGTACTCCGCCTCGGCGGCGCCGGGGTCGAAGGTCTCCGACCTGACCATCGACGGTCAGCCGGTCGACCCGGCGGGCACCTACCGGGTGTCGGTGAACAACTTCCTCGCCGCCGGCGGGGACGGCTTCACCGAGTTCACCAAGGGCACCGACCTGGCCGGTGGCCCGGTCGACCTCGACGCGCTGATCGCCTACTTCGGCGCGCACCCCGGGGTGGCTCCGCCGCCGGCGGACCGCATCACCGTCAAGCCGTAG
- a CDS encoding alpha/beta fold hydrolase, translating to MGKVAFDRTGSGEPLVLIHGVGHRRQAWAPVVPLLAPHREVISVDVPGFGESPMSDKPFTLENGIEAMAEFFAEQGLDRPHVAGNSMGGLFALGLGQRGLVRSVTALSPAGLWTRRQQLHALRVLRAHRRAAQRMPAGIARRLAASPAGRRAMVGLIVAKPARLAAEVVLDDMRAFASAPGFAPAIAAGRDIRFDGRVADVPVTIAWGQYDRIVFPPRVAELRRIAPGAELLRLPGCGHVPMSDDPELVAHVLLSGSEFTH from the coding sequence ATGGGCAAGGTGGCCTTCGACCGGACGGGGTCCGGGGAACCGCTGGTGCTGATCCACGGGGTCGGGCACCGGCGCCAGGCGTGGGCACCGGTGGTGCCGCTGCTCGCGCCGCACCGCGAAGTGATCTCCGTGGACGTGCCGGGGTTCGGCGAGTCGCCGATGTCGGACAAGCCGTTCACGCTGGAGAACGGGATCGAGGCGATGGCGGAGTTCTTCGCCGAGCAGGGCCTCGACCGGCCGCACGTGGCGGGCAACTCGATGGGCGGGCTGTTCGCGCTCGGCCTCGGGCAGCGCGGCCTGGTCCGCAGCGTCACCGCGCTCTCCCCCGCCGGTTTGTGGACGCGACGCCAGCAACTGCACGCGTTGCGCGTCCTGCGTGCGCATCGCCGCGCGGCGCAGCGCATGCCAGCCGGGATCGCGCGCCGGCTCGCGGCCAGTCCGGCCGGGCGGCGCGCCATGGTCGGGCTGATCGTCGCCAAACCCGCGCGGCTGGCCGCCGAGGTGGTGCTGGACGACATGCGGGCCTTCGCCAGCGCGCCCGGCTTCGCGCCCGCGATCGCGGCGGGCCGGGACATCCGGTTCGACGGCCGAGTGGCCGATGTCCCGGTGACCATCGCGTGGGGGCAATACGACCGCATCGTCTTCCCGCCGCGCGTCGCCGAGTTGCGCCGCATCGCGCCAGGGGCAGAACTGCTGCGGTTGCCGGGTTGCGGGCACGTGCCGATGAGTGACGATCCGGAACTGGTCGCGCACGTATTGTTGTCCGGCAGCGAATTTACCCACTAG
- a CDS encoding VanZ family protein, with product MTHAQATALQYGLLAFLAVWGTLVIPQAIVQHARHGRIRPKGLLASAVFTLYACLGLAVVLLPLPGPDTQRLSQTVQLVPFQWVADIGTEMAKHGMAGWQALTTLTFQQLAMNVLLLVPLGVVAGLAWKRGFARTAAIGFGVSLAIELTQVTANFGTAPFVYRIFDVDDLLSNTTGAALGWVLAALYLTLRAGSAETSTVELPLPHRGGQARGREWIDFAEPRQPSPALGRVAASRTPVLAQHQERGGREHRQYQGHNQNKLHHATSTRRCASDHTAYAFRGDLANNPNYQWS from the coding sequence ATGACGCACGCACAGGCCACCGCCCTCCAGTACGGACTGCTCGCCTTCCTCGCGGTGTGGGGAACGCTGGTCATCCCGCAGGCGATCGTGCAGCACGCACGGCACGGGAGAATCCGGCCGAAGGGGCTGCTGGCCAGTGCGGTGTTCACCCTGTACGCGTGCCTCGGCCTGGCCGTGGTGCTGCTGCCGCTGCCCGGCCCGGACACCCAGCGGCTCAGCCAGACGGTGCAGCTGGTCCCGTTCCAGTGGGTCGCCGACATCGGCACCGAGATGGCCAAGCACGGTATGGCCGGCTGGCAGGCGCTGACCACGCTGACCTTCCAGCAGCTCGCGATGAACGTGCTGCTGCTGGTCCCGCTGGGCGTGGTGGCCGGGCTGGCGTGGAAGCGGGGTTTCGCGCGGACCGCGGCGATCGGCTTCGGCGTCTCGCTGGCCATCGAACTCACGCAGGTGACCGCGAACTTCGGCACCGCGCCGTTCGTCTACCGCATCTTCGACGTGGACGACCTGCTGTCGAACACCACCGGGGCGGCGCTGGGCTGGGTGCTCGCCGCGCTCTACCTCACCCTGCGGGCGGGGTCGGCCGAGACCTCAACGGTCGAACTGCCGCTGCCGCACCGTGGCGGCCAGGCGCGCGGGCGCGAGTGGATCGACTTCGCCGAGCCGCGCCAGCCGAGCCCGGCGCTGGGCCGCGTGGCGGCGAGCCGCACGCCTGTCCTCGCGCAGCACCAGGAACGCGGCGGCCGCGAACACCGCCAGTACCAGGGCCACAACCAGAACAAGCTCCACCACGCCACCTCCACACGCCGCTGTGCGTCAGATCACACAGCGTACGCATTTCGTGGTGATTTGGCCAACAACCCGAATTATCAGTGGTCCTGA
- a CDS encoding VOC family protein, translating into MSTKVLALTVDCHDSGRLAEFWCAALDYREIERWTDSHGLEYLTIGDPAEADGLRVLFQPVPEGKVVKNRLHLDLGPVERDQREEVERLIGLGASLLDEAPEDPWIVLADPEGNEFCVLPRQDH; encoded by the coding sequence ATGTCCACCAAAGTTCTGGCTCTGACCGTCGACTGCCACGACTCCGGCCGCCTCGCCGAGTTCTGGTGCGCCGCACTGGACTACCGGGAGATCGAACGCTGGACCGACTCGCACGGGCTCGAGTACCTGACCATCGGCGATCCGGCCGAGGCGGACGGGCTGCGCGTGCTGTTCCAGCCGGTGCCGGAGGGGAAGGTGGTGAAGAACCGGTTGCACCTCGACCTCGGCCCGGTGGAGCGGGACCAGCGCGAGGAGGTCGAGCGGCTCATCGGACTGGGCGCCTCGCTGCTCGACGAGGCGCCCGAGGATCCGTGGATCGTGCTGGCCGATCCGGAAGGCAACGAATTTTGCGTGTTACCGCGTCAGGACCACTGA
- the mug gene encoding G/U mismatch-specific DNA glycosylase → MRPTREQLAAAHGGEIDDVLAPGLKVLFCGINPGLYSGAVGLHFARPGNRFWPALHASGFTPRQFRPDEQRELLDLGLGITNLASRTTARADELGRDELHQGALVLTEKLARYRPRWLAVVGITAFRTAFRRPKATVGRQTETIAETKVWVLPNPSGLNAHWTPAALGEEFRLLRVASEEEDHPQ, encoded by the coding sequence GTGCGACCGACCCGCGAACAACTGGCAGCGGCCCACGGCGGCGAGATCGATGACGTGCTCGCCCCCGGGCTCAAGGTGCTCTTCTGCGGGATCAATCCCGGCCTCTACTCGGGCGCGGTCGGCCTGCACTTCGCCAGGCCCGGCAACCGGTTCTGGCCGGCGCTGCACGCGAGCGGGTTCACCCCGCGCCAGTTCCGGCCCGACGAGCAGCGTGAACTGCTCGACCTCGGGCTCGGCATCACCAACCTGGCCTCGCGCACCACGGCCAGGGCCGACGAGCTGGGCCGGGACGAACTCCACCAGGGCGCGCTGGTGCTCACCGAGAAGCTCGCGCGCTACCGCCCGCGCTGGCTGGCGGTGGTCGGCATCACCGCGTTCCGCACCGCCTTCCGCCGTCCGAAAGCGACGGTCGGGCGGCAGACCGAAACCATCGCGGAAACGAAGGTCTGGGTGTTACCCAACCCGAGCGGTTTGAACGCACACTGGACGCCCGCCGCGCTCGGCGAGGAGTTCCGGCTACTCCGCGTGGCGAGCGAGGAGGAAGACCACCCTCAGTAG
- a CDS encoding response regulator transcription factor — MTRSTDPGRAYPPGQPTPPIPPVTGGRGFTVAAVEAVPIFRDGLSALIQRSHGMTWVGHAANHHTALQLCEQLKPEMILLDSGLDPNCHLTRLLTAAEHSPIVVVLIREATRTARYLTASVGAGARAAVPRSAEPRRVIEAMRRAHLDTRYLDPALAALAVRPKRQPSADGRPASGPRAQMPLSRREYQVLQLIAEGMENSAIAKVLYLSVETVRTHVKSILRKLAARDRTHAVTTAFRSGILITHPDDCAARAPLPEGSTPPK; from the coding sequence ATGACCCGCAGCACCGACCCCGGCCGGGCCTATCCGCCGGGGCAGCCGACCCCGCCGATACCCCCGGTGACCGGCGGTCGCGGTTTCACCGTGGCGGCGGTCGAGGCGGTGCCGATCTTCCGCGACGGGCTATCCGCGCTGATCCAGCGCTCACACGGGATGACCTGGGTCGGCCACGCGGCCAACCACCACACCGCGCTCCAGCTGTGCGAGCAGCTCAAGCCGGAGATGATCCTGCTGGACTCGGGACTGGACCCGAACTGCCACCTGACCCGGTTGCTGACCGCGGCCGAGCACTCGCCGATCGTGGTGGTGCTGATCCGCGAAGCCACCCGCACCGCGCGCTACCTCACCGCTTCCGTCGGCGCCGGCGCCCGCGCCGCGGTGCCGCGGTCAGCCGAACCAAGACGTGTGATCGAGGCCATGCGCCGCGCCCACCTCGACACCCGCTACCTCGACCCGGCACTGGCCGCGCTGGCCGTCCGGCCGAAGCGCCAGCCGAGCGCGGACGGCCGCCCGGCGAGCGGACCGCGCGCGCAGATGCCGCTGTCCCGCCGGGAGTACCAGGTGCTCCAGCTGATCGCCGAGGGCATGGAGAACTCGGCGATCGCCAAGGTGCTCTACCTCTCGGTGGAAACCGTGCGCACGCACGTCAAGAGCATTCTGCGCAAGCTCGCCGCACGGGACCGCACGCACGCGGTGACCACCGCGTTCCGCTCCGGAATCCTGATCACGCACCCGGACGACTGCGCGGCCCGCGCCCCGCTCCCGGAGGGGTCCACGCCACCGAAGTGA
- a CDS encoding acyl-CoA dehydrogenase, whose protein sequence is MGHYKSNVRDLEFNLFEVLGVQERLGKGVLAESDEETARGVLAELNKLATGPLAESFADADRNPPVYDPKTFSVTLPESFKKSYEQLYEGEWWRLGLTNDLGGFGLPPTVQWAASELILGANPPLFMYMAGPNFAMIVNKNGTEEQKRWAQLMIDKSWGATMVLTEPDAGSDVGAGRTKAVLQEDGSWHLDGVKRFITSAEQDLTENIMHLVLARPEGPGIETKPGTKGLSLFLVPKFHFDGETGELGERNGAFVTGVEHKMGIKVSTTCELTFGQHGIPAKGWLLGEVHDGIAQMFQVIEYARMMVGTKAIATLSTGYLNALEFAKERVQGADLPNMLNKAAPRVTITHHPDVRRSLMLQKAYAEGLRAVYLYTASYQDLLWTQDGTEDELKLAERVNDLLLPIVKGVGSERATEQLVQSLQTLGGSGFLQDYPIEQYLRDAKIDSLYEGTTAIQSLDFFFRKIVRDKGQALGHIANEITKFIDAESGNGRLKNERSLLKQALEDTQGMLGAMIGQLTSSQEDPQNINKVGQHTVRLLMSAGDLLVGWQLLRAAEVAIAKLDAGASAKDTPFYEGKIAVASFFAKTVLPELTSRRAIVEAADNDLMDVPEAAF, encoded by the coding sequence ATGGGCCACTACAAGAGCAACGTCCGAGACCTCGAGTTCAACCTCTTCGAAGTCCTCGGCGTGCAAGAGCGCCTCGGCAAGGGCGTGCTCGCCGAATCCGACGAGGAGACCGCCCGCGGTGTGCTGGCCGAGCTGAACAAGCTCGCGACCGGCCCGCTGGCCGAGTCGTTCGCCGACGCGGACCGCAATCCGCCGGTGTACGACCCCAAGACCTTCTCGGTGACGCTGCCCGAGTCCTTCAAGAAGAGCTACGAGCAGTTGTACGAGGGCGAGTGGTGGCGCCTCGGCCTGACCAACGACCTCGGCGGCTTCGGCCTGCCCCCGACCGTGCAGTGGGCGGCCTCCGAGCTGATCCTCGGCGCGAACCCACCGCTGTTCATGTACATGGCGGGCCCGAACTTCGCGATGATCGTGAACAAGAACGGGACCGAGGAGCAGAAGCGCTGGGCGCAGCTGATGATCGACAAGTCCTGGGGCGCCACCATGGTGCTCACCGAGCCGGACGCCGGCTCGGACGTGGGCGCCGGGCGCACCAAGGCGGTGCTGCAGGAGGACGGCTCCTGGCACCTCGACGGGGTGAAGCGGTTCATCACCTCGGCCGAGCAGGACCTGACCGAGAACATCATGCACCTGGTGCTGGCGCGCCCGGAGGGTCCCGGCATCGAGACCAAGCCGGGCACCAAGGGCCTGTCGCTGTTCCTGGTGCCGAAGTTCCACTTCGACGGCGAGACCGGTGAGCTGGGCGAGCGCAACGGCGCCTTCGTCACCGGCGTCGAGCACAAGATGGGCATCAAGGTGTCCACCACCTGCGAGCTGACCTTCGGCCAGCACGGCATCCCGGCCAAGGGCTGGCTGCTCGGCGAGGTGCACGACGGCATCGCGCAGATGTTCCAGGTCATCGAGTACGCCCGGATGATGGTCGGCACCAAGGCGATCGCCACGCTGTCCACCGGTTACCTGAACGCGCTCGAGTTCGCCAAGGAGCGGGTGCAGGGCGCCGACCTGCCGAACATGCTGAACAAGGCCGCGCCGCGGGTGACCATCACGCACCACCCGGACGTCCGCCGCTCGCTGATGCTGCAGAAGGCCTACGCCGAGGGCCTGCGCGCGGTGTACCTGTACACCGCCTCCTACCAGGACCTGCTGTGGACCCAGGACGGCACCGAGGACGAGCTGAAGCTGGCCGAGCGGGTGAACGACCTGCTGCTGCCGATCGTCAAGGGCGTCGGTTCCGAGCGGGCCACCGAGCAGCTGGTGCAGTCGCTGCAGACGCTCGGCGGTTCGGGCTTCCTGCAGGACTACCCGATCGAGCAGTACCTCCGCGACGCCAAGATCGACTCGCTGTACGAGGGCACCACGGCCATCCAGTCGCTGGACTTCTTCTTCCGGAAGATCGTCCGTGACAAGGGCCAGGCGCTGGGCCACATCGCGAACGAGATCACCAAGTTCATCGACGCCGAGAGCGGCAACGGCCGGCTCAAGAACGAGCGCTCGCTGCTCAAGCAGGCGCTCGAGGACACCCAGGGCATGCTGGGCGCGATGATCGGGCAGCTGACCTCCTCGCAGGAGGACCCGCAGAACATCAACAAGGTGGGCCAGCACACCGTGCGCCTGCTGATGTCGGCCGGTGACCTGCTGGTCGGCTGGCAGCTGCTGCGCGCGGCCGAGGTGGCCATCGCCAAGCTGGACGCGGGCGCCTCCGCCAAGGACACCCCGTTCTACGAGGGCAAGATCGCGGTGGCTTCGTTCTTCGCCAAGACCGTGCTGCCGGAGCTGACCTCACGCCGCGCGATCGTCGAGGCGGCCGACAACGACCTGATGGACGTGCCGGAAGCCGCGTTCTGA
- a CDS encoding GlsB/YeaQ/YmgE family stress response membrane protein: MEIAGIISAIIVGLIIGILGRLVVPGKQSIPIWLTLVVGIIAAFIGTAIARGVGYADTKGFDWLELLTQVVVAGIGVSIAAGLYGRRRVTH; encoded by the coding sequence ATGGAAATCGCAGGCATCATCAGCGCGATCATCGTAGGGCTGATCATCGGCATTCTCGGCCGCCTGGTCGTCCCTGGCAAGCAGAGCATTCCGATCTGGCTGACGCTGGTCGTCGGCATCATCGCCGCGTTCATCGGCACGGCGATCGCCCGCGGGGTCGGTTACGCGGACACCAAGGGGTTCGACTGGCTCGAACTGCTCACGCAGGTGGTCGTGGCGGGCATCGGGGTTTCGATCGCCGCCGGGCTGTACGGCAGGCGGCGGGTCACGCACTAG